The following proteins are co-located in the Oscillospiraceae bacterium genome:
- a CDS encoding tRNA 2-thiouridine(34) synthase MnmA, protein IDPETRRVFLAWGGDEYANEADLSDCIWHRNPVAGKVYGVKIRSAARAVGAKIEENRVIFEQPARAVAPGQSAVVYDSDLVIGGGRLK, encoded by the coding sequence AATCGACCCCGAGACGCGGCGGGTCTTTTTGGCTTGGGGCGGGGATGAATATGCAAACGAGGCGGATTTATCCGATTGCATATGGCACAGAAATCCGGTGGCGGGAAAGGTCTACGGCGTAAAAATCCGCTCGGCGGCGAGAGCGGTCGGGGCGAAGATCGAGGAAAACCGGGTGATTTTCGAACAGCCCGCCAGAGCCGTTGCGCCCGGACAGAGCGCGGTGGTGTATGACAGCGATCTGGTCATCGGCGGCGGGAGATTGAAGTAA
- a CDS encoding uroporphyrinogen decarboxylase family protein, translated as MTELTGKERISRILNHQPVDRIGLYEHFWGDTQKEWMTNQGCGEDLTKEFNFDMVELWAFKMVARVDFEPVVIKEDEDTVTKLDGNWAVLRRHKKHDSTPEHIRYEIDSREKWEEKIKPLLLDRSLFEKRIKFEEYRAAKKYAAENNKFFVWSGVNVFECMHPVAGHEEMLAAMIYDPEWVADMSKTFSWLIVELQKLLFEREGKPDAIWFYEDMGYKGAPFMSPAMYDQFIYPSHEYTFNYAHSIGLPVMVHSCGFVEPLLPGMIKAGMDLLQAMEVKAGMDLLRIYHNYGDKIALMGGIDARALCSNDRAQIDAELEKKIPTVKGKYGYVLHTDHSVPKTVDLENYRYFVKKGLELGTY; from the coding sequence ATGACGGAACTGACCGGAAAAGAACGCATTTCGCGTATTTTGAACCACCAACCGGTGGATCGGATCGGACTTTATGAACATTTTTGGGGCGATACCCAGAAAGAATGGATGACCAACCAGGGCTGCGGAGAGGATTTGACCAAGGAATTCAATTTCGATATGGTGGAACTCTGGGCCTTTAAAATGGTCGCCCGCGTTGATTTTGAGCCGGTCGTCATCAAAGAGGATGAGGACACTGTGACGAAGCTCGACGGCAACTGGGCGGTGCTGCGCCGCCATAAAAAACACGACTCCACGCCGGAGCATATCCGTTATGAGATCGACAGCCGCGAAAAATGGGAAGAAAAGATCAAGCCGCTGCTGCTCGACCGGTCGTTATTTGAAAAACGCATTAAATTCGAGGAATACCGCGCGGCGAAAAAATATGCCGCGGAGAACAATAAATTTTTCGTCTGGTCAGGCGTGAATGTATTCGAATGCATGCATCCGGTCGCGGGCCACGAGGAGATGCTGGCCGCAATGATCTACGACCCCGAATGGGTTGCCGATATGAGTAAGACCTTTTCGTGGCTGATTGTGGAATTGCAGAAGCTTTTATTTGAACGCGAAGGCAAACCCGACGCCATCTGGTTTTACGAGGATATGGGTTATAAAGGCGCGCCGTTTATGTCGCCGGCGATGTATGATCAATTCATCTACCCGTCGCATGAATACACTTTTAACTATGCCCATTCCATCGGGCTTCCGGTGATGGTGCATTCCTGCGGGTTCGTCGAGCCGCTGCTGCCGGGGATGATTAAAGCCGGGATGGATTTATTGCAGGCCATGGAAGTTAAAGCGGGAATGGATCTGCTGCGCATTTATCATAATTACGGAGACAAGATCGCACTGATGGGCGGTATCGACGCAAGGGCGCTCTGTTCCAACGACCGCGCCCAGATCGACGCCGAACTCGAGAAAAAGATTCCGACGGTCAAGGGCAAATACGGCTATGTGCTGCATACCGACCACTCGGTGCCGAAAACCGTCGATTTGGAGAATTATCGCTATTTCGTGAAAAAAGGGCTGGAACTCGGGACTTATTAA
- a CDS encoding ABC transporter ATP-binding protein, giving the protein MEKIIEVKGLHKSYGEVHAVKGIDFYVEKGKLFAFLGPNGAGKSTTIDIICTFLKQDEGTVVVDGHTVGKDDAAIRHEIGAVFQDGLLDQLLTIEENLKCRGGLYGLKGKELAAAVKHTAEITGVTELLKRPYGKLSGGQRRRCDIARALIHTPKILFLDEPTTGLDPQTRKSVWETVSKIQKESGMTVFMTTHYMEEAAAADYVIIIDNGEISAKGTPAELKEKYSKDRLILTCKDVKTVAEKLAEMGITYKITADTVETELSATIDALPILETCRYMISGFEVMKGTLDDAFIAVTGKEMRS; this is encoded by the coding sequence GTGGAAAAGATCATTGAGGTCAAGGGGTTACATAAGTCATACGGAGAAGTTCATGCCGTCAAAGGCATCGATTTTTACGTCGAAAAGGGCAAGCTGTTTGCCTTTTTAGGACCCAACGGCGCGGGAAAATCCACGACTATTGATATCATCTGCACGTTTTTGAAGCAGGATGAGGGTACGGTGGTCGTCGACGGGCATACAGTCGGAAAAGACGACGCCGCCATCCGACACGAGATCGGCGCGGTGTTTCAAGACGGTCTGCTCGACCAACTGCTGACGATTGAAGAAAATCTGAAATGCCGGGGCGGGCTTTACGGGTTGAAAGGAAAAGAACTTGCGGCAGCAGTCAAGCATACTGCCGAGATCACCGGCGTCACAGAGTTGCTCAAACGGCCTTACGGCAAGCTCTCGGGCGGACAGCGCAGGCGCTGTGATATCGCCCGGGCATTGATTCACACACCGAAAATTTTATTTTTGGACGAGCCGACCACCGGTCTTGATCCGCAGACGCGTAAAAGCGTCTGGGAGACGGTCTCGAAGATTCAAAAAGAGAGCGGCATGACCGTTTTTATGACGACGCACTATATGGAGGAGGCCGCCGCTGCCGACTATGTGATTATCATCGATAACGGAGAAATTTCGGCAAAAGGCACGCCGGCGGAACTGAAAGAGAAATACTCCAAAGACCGGCTGATTCTGACCTGCAAAGACGTAAAAACGGTCGCCGAAAAGCTCGCGGAGATGGGCATAACCTATAAAATCACCGCAGACACCGTTGAGACGGAACTCTCAGCGACGATTGACGCGCTGCCGATTCTCGAGACCTGCCGGTATATGATTTCGGGGTTTGAGGTCATGAAAGGTACGCTGGACGACGCCTTTATCGCTGTCACCGGAAAGGAGATGAGGTCATGA
- a CDS encoding ABC transporter permease gives MIGFGVRNLKVFFKDKASVFFSLLAVFIIIGLYALFLGDVWVNSLGNAPGAEFLMNSWIMAGLLAVTSVTTTMGAFGTMVDDKSKKIIKDFTVSPIKNGKIVGGYIFSSIIIGIIMSLVTVVLAEVYIIVSGGEFMGFEALLKVLGLVVLATTTNASMVLLLVSFFKSINAFATASTVIGTLIGFLTGIYLPIGQLPEGVQWVVKCFPPSHAALLFRQVMMEAPMAATFEGAPAETIDSFEQLMGATFKFGETTVSVATSILILIGSAVVFYGLALWNISRKKR, from the coding sequence ATGATCGGATTCGGCGTTCGAAATCTGAAAGTGTTTTTTAAAGACAAGGCCTCGGTGTTCTTTTCTTTATTGGCGGTGTTTATCATCATCGGGCTTTACGCGCTGTTTTTGGGCGACGTATGGGTCAACAGTTTAGGCAACGCGCCCGGCGCGGAGTTTTTGATGAACTCTTGGATTATGGCAGGGCTGCTCGCGGTCACCTCGGTCACGACGACGATGGGTGCGTTCGGCACAATGGTCGACGACAAATCCAAAAAGATCATCAAGGACTTCACCGTCTCGCCGATCAAAAACGGCAAGATCGTCGGCGGGTATATTTTCAGCTCGATTATCATCGGCATCATCATGAGTTTGGTCACGGTGGTGCTTGCCGAGGTCTATATCATCGTGAGCGGCGGTGAATTTATGGGATTTGAAGCGCTTTTAAAGGTGCTCGGGCTGGTCGTTTTAGCCACAACGACCAATGCGTCGATGGTATTGCTTCTGGTCTCGTTTTTTAAGAGTATCAATGCGTTTGCGACCGCAAGCACCGTCATCGGCACGCTGATCGGCTTTTTAACCGGCATCTATCTGCCCATCGGGCAGCTGCCCGAAGGTGTGCAATGGGTAGTCAAGTGTTTTCCGCCGTCCCATGCCGCGCTGCTATTTCGGCAGGTGATGATGGAGGCGCCGATGGCGGCTACCTTTGAGGGTGCGCCTGCGGAGACGATCGACAGTTTTGAGCAGCTGATGGGTGCGACGTTCAAATTCGGTGAGACCACGGTATCGGTAGCGACGAGCATTTTGATTTTAATCGGAAGCGCGGTCGTGTTTTACGGGCTGGCGCTATGGAACATCTCGAGGAAGAAGAGGTAG
- a CDS encoding MurT ligase domain-containing protein, whose translation MFTLAILIGKIGAFLLGLIGRGSDLPGRVALKLCPKLLGKFKRNGKIIAVTGSNGKTTTAGMIAQTLTACGKTVKTNPIGSNMIGGVATVLLKASNLRGQINCDFLVLETDERWSRLIFADFKPDYMLVTNLFRDQITRNNNVDFIFDILNGIITPEMTLILNAMDPISVRLGKDCRKVYFGCDESGITSKEPLSITRDCKVCPVCKHRLSYDFYLHNHIGKYHCDNCGFTAPVPEYLLTDPDLEKGTAKINGINVKLEAPTAYGFMNLNAAAAVCTEAGLPFDQVIAALNGIKTNKTRIDRFKIGERDGVMILSKNQNPVSFDLSISEVLRIPGDKTVVAYINNINHTNHRDTTWLWDIAFERLTGNVSNVICAGPRAYDLAVRLKYAGFDMDTVLVEPDNSGIKAAVAKTKGTLCILTELYDAKTIMEAAGR comes from the coding sequence TTGTTCACACTCGCCATTCTCATCGGAAAAATCGGCGCTTTTTTATTGGGCTTAATCGGACGCGGCAGCGACCTGCCCGGTCGAGTCGCTTTGAAACTCTGCCCGAAATTGCTCGGAAAATTTAAACGCAACGGTAAAATCATCGCAGTCACCGGCAGCAACGGTAAAACCACGACCGCCGGCATGATCGCCCAGACGCTGACCGCCTGCGGCAAGACCGTCAAAACCAATCCGATCGGCTCCAACATGATCGGCGGGGTTGCCACTGTCTTGCTCAAGGCGTCCAACTTACGCGGGCAAATCAACTGCGACTTTTTGGTGCTCGAAACCGACGAGCGTTGGTCTCGGCTGATTTTCGCCGACTTCAAACCGGATTATATGCTGGTCACCAACCTGTTCCGCGACCAGATCACCCGCAACAACAACGTCGATTTTATTTTTGATATTTTGAATGGCATCATCACCCCCGAGATGACCTTGATTCTGAATGCCATGGACCCGATCAGCGTCCGCCTCGGCAAGGACTGCCGCAAGGTGTACTTCGGCTGTGACGAAAGCGGAATTACCAGTAAAGAGCCGCTCTCGATCACCCGTGACTGCAAGGTCTGCCCGGTCTGCAAGCACCGGCTCTCTTATGACTTCTATCTGCATAACCATATCGGAAAATACCACTGCGACAACTGCGGCTTCACCGCACCGGTTCCGGAATATCTGCTGACCGATCCCGACCTCGAAAAAGGCACGGCTAAAATCAACGGCATTAATGTAAAACTTGAGGCTCCGACGGCCTACGGATTTATGAACCTGAACGCAGCCGCAGCCGTCTGTACCGAAGCCGGTTTGCCGTTCGATCAGGTTATTGCCGCCCTGAACGGTATCAAGACCAATAAAACCCGCATCGACCGATTCAAAATCGGTGAACGTGATGGCGTTATGATCCTATCGAAAAACCAAAACCCGGTCTCGTTCGACCTGTCGATCTCCGAGGTGCTGCGCATCCCGGGCGATAAGACGGTCGTGGCCTATATCAATAACATCAACCACACCAATCACCGCGACACCACCTGGCTGTGGGATATCGCGTTTGAGCGGCTGACGGGTAATGTCAGCAACGTCATCTGTGCAGGTCCAAGGGCTTATGACCTCGCGGTGCGGCTCAAATATGCGGGTTTCGACATGGACACGGTGCTGGTGGAGCCGGACAATTCGGGCATCAAAGCGGCGGTCGCCAAGACCAAAGGGACGCTGTGCATTCTGACGGAATTGTACGACGCAAAAACGATCATGGAGGCGGCGGGAAGATGA
- a CDS encoding TetR/AcrR family transcriptional regulator, which produces MNNDQEAKTRILKAAQEILAQTDDIDKVTIRQIAERAEVGIGLINYHFQSKDNLMSMAIGDVMTHMAGDFAVSSDSGQPVQKLKTMLKALCDYAVGYEKLLQFAVSHSLQNGDTKAQLLLVPVLREIFGGKKDEMQLRVLALQILLPLQAPILCPSEFRIYCGVDLFDEAQRNNYIDTLVDNIIKI; this is translated from the coding sequence ATGAACAACGATCAAGAGGCAAAGACCAGAATTTTAAAAGCAGCGCAGGAGATTCTTGCGCAGACCGATGACATCGACAAAGTTACGATCCGCCAAATCGCCGAGCGCGCAGAAGTGGGCATCGGGCTGATTAATTATCATTTTCAATCGAAGGATAATTTGATGAGCATGGCAATCGGAGACGTCATGACTCATATGGCCGGGGATTTCGCCGTTTCGAGTGATTCTGGGCAGCCGGTTCAAAAGCTCAAAACGATGCTGAAAGCGCTTTGCGATTACGCGGTTGGGTATGAAAAACTGCTGCAGTTTGCTGTATCACACAGTCTGCAAAACGGCGATACCAAAGCGCAGCTTCTTTTGGTACCTGTGCTGAGAGAGATCTTCGGCGGAAAGAAAGATGAGATGCAGCTGCGAGTTCTTGCCCTGCAGATACTGCTGCCGCTTCAGGCACCGATTCTGTGTCCGTCGGAATTTCGCATCTACTGCGGTGTCGATCTGTTCGATGAAGCTCAGCGAAACAACTATATCGACACATTGGTAGACAACATCATCAAAATTTAA
- the mfd gene encoding transcription-repair coupling factor, whose product MKGFLQHLSGLSGIVRIRESAAKHKACAITGCTPSFRTAVLAATCEELDRPALVVCPSEGEAEKFAVDLRQFMDDVFVLPARELILTASGVSSHEYEREALGVLDAVRCKKAKAVIGTAEAFTRHTVPPDVLASRLIELKTGMTIAPNDLAQRLVKAGYVRVDPVEAKGQFCLRGGIADVYPSNSENPLRIEFFGDEIERMAFFDADSQRRTSKAERIHIVPANEIFPDDPEQFIKDLESFCSGLHTKNAGDYRNKTESDLAALREGRRINYDRYYNLIHKKPATIFDYLKDPVCAVSDFARTAEAGNGFEKRWLGELTSALEEGFCAKGADEFYESIEVLFQRVSESGGLFFDNFAKTALSDRVQDIVAFDCRSNAVWNGSPDTLNEWLSDVSEGGFTPLILVPTKRAAKALIDDLTNSGRPCLLYDLAEPFQGDTTHVAIGALSGGFELPKLKFSLLTSTPPRTVKTTVKRANAIGSISELKPGSYVVHQAHGIGLYNGVETITAAGATKDYLKISYSGTDVLYLPVTQLDMLSKYIGPDNDGQVKLNKLGSAEWQRTRSKVKAAVRDMADELIALYSKRQSVQGHAFAPDTPWQEEFEQRFEYDETADQLRCVEEIKADMEKPIPMDRLLCGDVGFGKTEVALRAVFKCVMDGRQAAILAPTTILAWQHYETLLRRMSGFGIEMGLLSRFVTPKQASATKAKLRTGGIDVVVGTHKILQKDIAFKDLGLIVVDEEQRFGVAQKETLKTKFPEVDVLTLSATPIPRTMNMAISGIRDMSMIDEAPIDRHPVRTFVAEYDLHMLSDAIRRELRRGGQAYWLHNRIEDIAYVGAKLQTLIPEARIVCAHGQMDKEELSGIWRRMMEGEIDVLVCTTIIEAGIDLPNVNTLIIENADKMGLSQLHQIRGRVGRSSRRAYAYLTYRPEKALSEVAQKRLEAINEFTEFGAGYAIAVRDMEIRGAGDLLGARQHGHMASVGYDMYLKLLAEAVAEAKGEKPAAQNPPCLIDLPVDAYIPPAYIKEPGQRLDIYRKIAAAGNKNAEAEVLAELRDRFGEPPVQVSRLLEVARLRNRATACGVTELSKRGDGLVFYMANPERSCLPELTKKLRGRVMMNANGARPHIYVKLLKDDPAVLTARVLEFLSGSKLD is encoded by the coding sequence ATGAAAGGGTTTTTACAACATCTCTCGGGGCTGTCGGGCATCGTTCGGATTCGGGAATCGGCGGCAAAACACAAGGCGTGCGCAATCACCGGCTGCACGCCGTCTTTTCGCACTGCGGTGCTGGCGGCAACCTGTGAAGAACTGGATCGCCCGGCACTCGTTGTCTGCCCGTCGGAGGGTGAAGCCGAAAAATTCGCCGTCGACCTGCGCCAGTTTATGGACGACGTTTTTGTATTACCCGCCCGCGAATTGATTCTGACCGCCTCGGGCGTCAGTTCGCACGAATACGAACGCGAGGCGTTGGGTGTGCTCGATGCCGTCCGCTGCAAAAAGGCAAAAGCCGTGATCGGCACCGCCGAGGCCTTTACCCGCCATACGGTCCCGCCCGACGTGCTGGCAAGCCGCCTGATCGAACTCAAAACCGGCATGACGATTGCCCCCAACGACCTTGCGCAGCGCCTTGTCAAAGCCGGATATGTCCGCGTCGATCCGGTCGAAGCCAAGGGGCAGTTCTGCCTGCGCGGTGGTATCGCCGACGTCTATCCGTCGAACAGCGAAAATCCGCTGCGCATCGAGTTTTTCGGCGACGAGATCGAGCGCATGGCCTTTTTCGACGCCGACAGCCAACGCCGTACCTCCAAAGCCGAACGAATCCACATCGTCCCCGCCAACGAGATTTTCCCCGATGATCCCGAGCAATTTATCAAGGACCTCGAGTCGTTCTGTTCCGGTCTGCACACCAAAAACGCGGGCGACTACCGCAATAAAACCGAGTCCGATCTCGCCGCCCTGCGCGAGGGGCGTCGCATCAACTATGACCGCTATTATAACTTAATTCATAAAAAGCCCGCCACAATCTTTGATTATCTGAAAGATCCGGTCTGCGCTGTGTCCGATTTCGCGCGCACCGCCGAGGCCGGAAACGGCTTTGAAAAGCGGTGGCTCGGCGAATTGACCTCCGCGCTTGAAGAGGGTTTCTGCGCCAAAGGCGCCGACGAGTTTTACGAGAGCATTGAAGTGTTATTCCAACGCGTCAGCGAAAGCGGCGGCCTGTTTTTCGACAACTTCGCCAAAACCGCGCTGTCCGACCGCGTACAGGATATTGTCGCCTTCGACTGCCGCTCTAACGCCGTCTGGAACGGTTCGCCCGACACCCTGAACGAGTGGCTTTCCGATGTTTCAGAAGGCGGTTTCACGCCGCTGATTCTGGTTCCGACCAAGCGCGCCGCCAAGGCCCTGATCGATGACCTGACCAATTCCGGCAGACCCTGCCTTTTATATGACCTCGCCGAACCGTTTCAAGGCGATACGACCCATGTCGCGATTGGTGCACTGTCCGGCGGCTTCGAACTGCCCAAACTCAAATTTTCGCTGCTGACCTCAACCCCGCCCCGAACCGTCAAGACCACGGTCAAACGCGCCAACGCCATCGGATCAATCTCCGAGCTCAAACCCGGCAGCTATGTCGTCCATCAGGCGCACGGCATCGGCCTTTATAACGGCGTCGAGACCATCACGGCGGCGGGTGCGACCAAGGATTATTTGAAAATCTCCTATTCCGGCACCGACGTGCTCTACCTGCCCGTCACCCAGCTGGATATGCTCTCAAAATACATCGGCCCCGACAACGACGGTCAGGTCAAACTCAATAAACTCGGCAGCGCCGAATGGCAGCGTACCCGCAGTAAGGTCAAAGCCGCCGTCCGCGATATGGCCGACGAATTGATTGCGCTCTATTCCAAACGTCAGAGCGTTCAGGGCCATGCGTTTGCACCCGATACCCCTTGGCAGGAGGAATTCGAACAGCGTTTCGAATACGACGAGACCGCCGACCAATTGCGCTGCGTCGAAGAGATCAAAGCAGACATGGAAAAACCGATCCCGATGGATCGGCTTCTGTGCGGAGACGTCGGCTTCGGCAAGACCGAAGTCGCCCTGCGCGCCGTGTTCAAGTGCGTCATGGACGGCAGACAGGCCGCGATTCTGGCCCCGACCACGATTTTAGCATGGCAGCATTACGAGACGCTTTTGCGCCGCATGAGCGGTTTTGGCATCGAAATGGGCTTGCTGTCTCGCTTTGTTACGCCCAAACAGGCCTCCGCAACCAAAGCCAAACTCCGTACCGGCGGTATTGATGTCGTCGTCGGCACCCATAAAATATTGCAAAAGGATATCGCTTTCAAAGACCTCGGCCTGATCGTGGTCGATGAGGAACAGCGCTTCGGCGTCGCGCAAAAAGAGACGCTTAAAACCAAATTCCCCGAAGTCGATGTGCTGACGCTGTCGGCAACCCCTATTCCCCGCACCATGAACATGGCCATCAGCGGCATTCGGGATATGTCGATGATCGATGAAGCCCCGATCGACCGCCACCCGGTGCGCACCTTCGTCGCCGAATACGACCTGCATATGCTGTCCGACGCCATCCGGCGCGAACTGCGGCGCGGGGGCCAAGCCTATTGGCTGCACAACCGAATCGAGGACATCGCCTATGTCGGCGCAAAACTGCAAACGCTGATTCCCGAGGCGCGCATCGTCTGCGCCCACGGCCAGATGGATAAAGAGGAGCTCTCGGGCATCTGGCGGCGGATGATGGAGGGCGAAATCGACGTCTTGGTCTGCACGACCATCATCGAGGCCGGTATCGATCTGCCCAACGTCAATACCCTGATTATCGAAAACGCCGACAAAATGGGGCTTTCCCAGCTGCATCAAATCCGGGGCCGCGTGGGACGCAGTTCCCGCCGTGCCTACGCCTATCTGACCTACCGCCCCGAAAAAGCCCTTTCCGAAGTCGCCCAGAAACGCCTCGAGGCCATCAACGAGTTCACCGAGTTCGGAGCGGGTTACGCCATCGCCGTCCGCGATATGGAGATCCGCGGCGCGGGCGATTTATTGGGTGCGCGTCAGCACGGCCACATGGCCTCTGTCGGTTATGATATGTACCTCAAACTCCTTGCGGAGGCGGTCGCCGAAGCCAAGGGCGAAAAACCGGCGGCGCAGAATCCGCCCTGCCTCATCGACCTGCCCGTCGACGCCTATATCCCCCCTGCTTACATCAAAGAACCCGGTCAACGGCTGGATATCTACCGCAAAATTGCCGCTGCCGGCAACAAGAACGCCGAAGCCGAAGTGCTGGCCGAACTGCGCGACCGTTTCGGCGAACCGCCGGTTCAAGTCTCGCGTCTGCTCGAAGTGGCCCGTCTGCGCAACCGCGCCACAGCTTGCGGGGTCACGGAACTTTCCAAGCGCGGCGACGGTCTGGTGTTTTATATGGCCAATCCCGAGCGCTCCTGCCTGCCGGAACTCACCAAGAAACTGCGGGGCCGCGTGATGATGAACGCCAACGGCGCGAGGCCGCATATCTACGTCAAACTGCTCAAAGACGACCCGGCGGTATTGACCGCCCGTGTGCTCGAATTTTTATCCGGTTCCAAATTGGACTGA
- the pth gene encoding aminoacyl-tRNA hydrolase, whose protein sequence is MGLFSKKPDIFLIVGLGNPGGQYSGTRHNAGFMAADFIAHKQNARFKKKFQSEWAEVKFGNKKCYLQKPHTFMNNSGLAVRDACNFYRIPVKNVIVMHDDITLEPGRFKLKTGGSDGGHNGLTSIITNIGDWDFQHIKIGIGAKTIKEMPLYDYVLQTLSDADKKAIEGLFDDVYGCIEMIVAGDPEKAKAEYNHRFDNDKEGK, encoded by the coding sequence TTGGGCCTCTTTTCAAAAAAACCGGATATTTTTTTAATCGTCGGTCTCGGCAACCCCGGAGGCCAGTATTCCGGTACCCGCCACAACGCAGGATTTATGGCTGCCGATTTTATCGCGCATAAACAAAACGCGCGTTTTAAAAAGAAATTCCAGTCCGAATGGGCCGAGGTGAAATTCGGCAACAAAAAATGCTATCTGCAAAAGCCGCACACCTTTATGAACAACAGCGGCCTTGCCGTACGCGATGCCTGCAATTTTTACCGCATCCCGGTCAAAAATGTGATTGTGATGCACGACGATATCACACTTGAGCCTGGACGGTTCAAACTCAAGACCGGCGGCAGCGACGGCGGACACAACGGCCTTACCAGCATCATCACCAACATCGGCGACTGGGATTTTCAGCACATCAAAATCGGTATCGGCGCCAAAACCATCAAGGAGATGCCGCTGTACGACTATGTCCTTCAAACACTCTCGGATGCGGATAAAAAGGCGATTGAAGGGTTATTTGACGACGTTTACGGCTGTATTGAAATGATCGTCGCGGGCGATCCGGAAAAGGCAAAGGCGGAATACAACCACCGCTTTGACAACGACAAAGAAGGCAAATGA
- a CDS encoding ribose-phosphate pyrophosphokinase, producing the protein MLVHGKDIKIFCGNSTPEVASQIARHLGTEVGKAEVGTFSDGEISVSIKETVRGSDVFVIQSTCNPVNNNLMELLIMIDAFKRASAARITAVIPYFGYARQDRKAHARDPISAKLVADLITAAGANRILTMDLHAPQIQGFFNIPLDHLLGVPLLAPYFKKIHEQDICDVVVVSPDLGSVTRARQFAERIGAPLAIVDKRRQMANVCEVMNIIGDVRDKKVIIVDDMIDTAGTLCNAAKAILERGGAAEVCACATHGVLSGQALERIAASPLKEIVVLDTVPVGPEKMNEKITVLPIAPVFAEAILRIYNDRPVSPLFD; encoded by the coding sequence ATGCTGGTACACGGAAAGGATATCAAGATTTTCTGCGGAAATTCCACCCCGGAGGTCGCCTCCCAGATTGCCCGCCATCTCGGCACCGAAGTCGGAAAAGCCGAAGTGGGGACGTTTTCGGACGGTGAGATCTCGGTCTCGATCAAAGAGACGGTACGCGGCTCGGATGTTTTTGTCATTCAGTCGACCTGCAATCCGGTCAACAACAACCTGATGGAACTTCTGATCATGATAGACGCGTTCAAACGCGCGTCGGCAGCCCGCATCACGGCGGTCATTCCCTATTTTGGTTATGCCCGGCAGGACCGCAAAGCCCATGCACGCGACCCGATTTCGGCCAAACTCGTGGCCGACCTGATCACCGCAGCCGGCGCAAACCGCATCCTCACAATGGACCTGCACGCACCTCAGATTCAGGGGTTTTTCAATATTCCGCTCGATCATCTGTTAGGCGTTCCGCTGTTAGCACCCTATTTCAAAAAAATCCACGAACAGGATATCTGCGACGTCGTGGTGGTCTCACCGGATCTGGGCTCTGTCACCCGCGCAAGGCAGTTTGCCGAACGCATCGGCGCCCCGCTGGCTATTGTCGACAAACGCCGTCAGATGGCCAATGTCTGCGAAGTGATGAACATCATCGGCGACGTCAGGGATAAAAAGGTCATTATCGTTGACGACATGATTGATACCGCCGGAACGCTGTGTAACGCGGCCAAGGCCATCCTCGAAAGGGGCGGCGCGGCGGAAGTTTGTGCCTGTGCCACACACGGCGTACTCTCCGGACAAGCACTTGAGCGTATCGCGGCCAGTCCGCTCAAAGAGATCGTTGTACTCGACACCGTTCCGGTCGGTCCGGAGAAAATGAATGAAAAAATCACCGTCCTGCCGATTGCACCGGTATTTGCCGAAGCCATCCTGCGCATCTACAACGACCGTCCGGTTTCCCCGTTATTCGATTAA
- a CDS encoding DapH/DapD/GlmU-related protein, whose protein sequence is MDQKQRTKQLDKLEREGVTFVSRDGVVISEEAILSPGVVIYPGTVVEGASVIGGGCILGPNTMLVACRIGVGVRINSSQCYHSEIDDGSHIGPYAHVRPDCKIGKNVKIGAYVEIKNSAIGDGTSLAHLCYVGDCDVGEDVNFGCGVVTANYDGKQKYRSTIGDNAFIGCNTNIISPVKIGNNAYIAAGSNIDRDVPEGSLAIGRERPNIKEGWSDRFFNRK, encoded by the coding sequence ATGGATCAAAAGCAACGCACAAAACAACTGGATAAGCTCGAAAGGGAAGGCGTCACCTTTGTCAGCCGCGACGGCGTGGTAATTTCCGAGGAGGCCATTCTTTCTCCGGGTGTCGTGATTTATCCCGGCACCGTTGTGGAAGGCGCTTCGGTCATCGGCGGCGGCTGTATTCTGGGCCCCAACACCATGCTTGTTGCATGCAGGATCGGCGTCGGCGTTCGGATCAACTCCTCGCAGTGCTATCATTCCGAAATTGACGACGGCAGCCATATCGGACCTTACGCCCATGTACGTCCCGACTGCAAGATTGGCAAAAACGTCAAGATCGGGGCGTATGTCGAGATCAAAAATTCCGCCATCGGAGACGGTACTTCTTTGGCGCACCTTTGTTATGTCGGCGACTGCGACGTAGGCGAAGATGTCAATTTCGGCTGCGGCGTTGTAACCGCCAATTACGACGGTAAACAAAAATACCGCTCGACCATCGGCGATAATGCTTTTATCGGCTGTAACACAAACATCATATCCCCGGTCAAAATCGGCAATAACGCATATATCGCCGCCGGTTCCAATATTGACCGCGACGTTCCGGAGGGCTCGCTGGCCATCGGCCGTGAACGCCCCAATATCAAGGAGGGCTGGTCAGACAGGTTTTTTAACAGAAAATGA